ATGGGGGCGTGGCGCGGTCTGACGGTGCCTCAGGGTACCGACGAGGAACGCATCTCCTCCCTCCAGGATGGCTTTACCAGCGTCTACGAATCCGACGAGTTCCAGTCATTCATGGACGAACAGGGCTTTGGGCTCGTCTACCGCGACGCCGAGGAGTTCAGCCAGTTCATGGAGTCAGAGTACGAGCGCTTCGGCCAGATCATCGACGACCTCGGACTCGAACAATCGGGCTGATCGGTGCAAATGGTCTATCGTGTGTTTCGTTCGGACGTTATCGCAGCCGGACTGCTGCTTGTACTGTCGGCGGCCGTCTTCGTCGTCAGTGCCGACTTCCCCGGTGGTCGCGGTGGCGATCCCGGGGCGGCCTTCTTCCCGCGCCTGATCACGGGGACGATCGCAATCCTCGCGCTCGGCCTGCTCGTCAAGGATCTTACCGCCGAGGAGCGAGCGGCCCACGAGATCGATCCGGCCATCGTCCGCCGGCTCGTCATCGTCGTCGCGTTTCCGACGATCTACATTTTAGCCATGCCAATCGTCGGTTTTCCGCTGACAACGATCGCCTTCCTCGCTGGGCTCATGTGGTTCTCCGGTGCGCGGTCGATCCCGATGGTCCTTGGGAGTGCCGTCGGTGTCACGCTCGTCCTCTATTACCTCTTTGGAGCCCTCTTTCAGGTCCCGCTTCCAGAGGGTCTCATTCCGATTGGAGACGTGCTACCGTTCGTAATTCATGCGGGGCTGATCTGACGTGCCGTCCATCCTCGATTTCTTCGCTCAGGGTGCTACACTCGTCTTCGAACCGTTCGCGCTGGCGCTGATCGTCATCGGTGTGATAATCGGTCTTACCATGGGGTCGCTACCGGGTATGACGGCGACCATGACCGTCGCCGTCCTCGTTTCCTTCACCTTCAGTATGGAACCTGTCGAAGGGATGATGCTCTTGTTAGGAATCTACGGGGGTGCCCTGTATGCGGGATCGATCCCGGCGATTCTCATCCGGACACCGGGCACGCCGAGTGCGGCCGCAACGGTGTTCGATGGCTTCCCACTGGCCCAACAAGGCAAGGCTGGGCGCGCGATTGGGATCGCGACCGTCGCCTCGTTTGTCGGCGGCGTCATCAGTGTGATTTTCCTTGCGGTGCTCGCCCCCCAGATCGCGAATGTCGCACTCGCGTTCCGATCTCCTGAAAACTTCGCGATCGCCGTCTTCGGGTTGACGATCATCGCCAGCATCAGCGGCGATTCCATCATCAAGGGGCTGATCTCGGGACTGCTGGGTATGTTTCTCGCGACCGTCGGGCTTGATCCGAACCTCGGCTTTCCCCGCTTTTCGTTCGGGGTCGACGCGCTCACTGCCGGTATCGAGTTCATTGCTGTGATGATTGGGCTGTTCGGGATCGCTGAGGGTATCGCCCGGTATCGTGCGGGAATCGACACCGACAGTGTCAAACAGGACCTCTCGACGGTCCGGCCGACCCGTGAGGATTTAAAGAATATTGGGAATGTCACCGTTGGTTCAGGCATCGTCGGCGCGTTCATCGGTGCTATCCCCGGTGCCGGCGGGGATATTGCCTCCTTCGTAACCTACAACGAGGCGAAACGGTGGTGTAGCAATGCGGTCCCCAAATTCGGAGAGGGTAATGTTCTGGGTGTTGCAGCCGCTGAATCGGGCAACAACGCTAGTACTGGCGGTGCACTCATCCCGACGCTTACCTTAGGAATCCCCGGCGATTCGGTAACGGCGATTCTGATCGGCGCACTGCTCGTTCACGGCATTCGACCGGGCCCCGGACTCTTCGAGAGTGAACCTGGTTTGGTCTATGCGATTTTCATCGGCTTCTTTCTGGTCTACGTTCTGATCCTCATCTTCGGGCTCATCGGTGCGCGCTACTGGGCGCGATTGATTGATTTTCCTGCAATGTATCTCTGGCCCGTTATTTTTATCCTCTGTATTATCGGTTCGATAGCCTTGCGGGGTAACCTGCTCGACGCGTGGGTAATGCTCGGCGCCGGCGTGCTCGGGTACTTCATGCGCATGGATGATTATCCATTGGCGCCGATGGTATTGGGGCTCATCCTCGGACCGATCGCCGAGTCGAATCTCCGCCGGTCGCTGCAGGTCTCCGACGGGTCACTGGAAATCATCTACACCAGTCCGATCGCGATGGTAATTCTAATCTTCAGCTTAGTCTCGTTGTTCCTGCCCTTTATCCGCCATGGGATCCAGCAGTATCGGACCTAGAGGGGTCCTGCTTTACTGTCCGTCCTTCAAAGTCGCCGTCTATCCCTTCATTCGAATCGGTGGAGACGGCAGCGTCCATGATCATCATAGGATTGGCCGGTGGTGTCTTCGGAATGTCCCTCCGGAATGCATCAGCTTCTATGGCGTTCGGTTCAGACCATCCTTCGAAGCAGCTCAGTCCGAGTTAGATCCGGTCAAGATCATTGGTAAAACTGAACCGAAGATATTTCTTGTCAGCTTCTCAGACGGTATTTCCTACGGGTGGCGACCACACCGTACTTGAGAAAGGCCAAGGGTCCATACTCAAGTCGAGCGGCGCCGTTGGCACGGACGATCCAATGCGAGATTACTCCAACCAAAAACAAACCCGTGCCTCAGAGCGCGACGTGGAGATCACCGGCCTCGAGACCTGTGTTATCGAGGGCAACTTCGACTGGAACATCGTCGAGATTCACACTGACGCCGGCGTGACCGGCATCGGTGAGTCCTACCGCGGGGGTGCCATCGCAGAACTGATGCACTACATCGAGGACGTGCTGATCGGCGAGAATCCGCTCGATGTCGAGCGTCTCTTCCGATTGATGGTTCAGGAGCTCTCGGGCCACGGCGGGACCACCGGGAAGGCCGTGACGGCCGCCTCCGGAATCGAGATCGCCCTCTGGGATACGGCGGGCAAACTTCTCGGTGTCCCGGTCTACCAGCTACTGGGCGGGAAGTATCGCGACGCGGTCCGGATCTACTGTGACTGTCACGCCGGGGAAGCCTATTCGGTGGACCACGGGTCGACCGACTACAGTGACAGCGACGCATACGCCCCGGAAGCCTACGCTGAGACCGCCCGAAACGTCGTCAAGCAGGGATTCACGGCGCTCAAGTTCGACCTCGATACGCCGATCGACAACGATCCGGACCCGGTCAATGGTCGCCTCTCGAACGCCGCGATCCAGCATAAGGTCGACACCGTTGCAGCGATCCGGGAGGCGATCGGCAACGAGATCGATCTCGCCTTCGACTGTCACTGGGACTATAGCCTCGAGAGCGGCAAGCGACTTGCGCGCAAGCTCGAGCCGTACGATCTCATGTGGCTCGAGGACGTCCTCCCGCCGGAGAACATGCGCGCCCAACGCGAACTAGCGCGCTCGACCAGCGTGCCGCTTGCGACCGGCGAGAATCGATTCCGAGTCCACGAGTTCGCGGAGCTGATCCAGGAGTTCGGCGTCGATATCCTCACGCCCGATACGAGCACTTGCGGTGGGCTGGCCGAAACGAAGGCGATCGCCAACCGTGCCGAAGAACAGTATATCCCGATCTCCCCGCATAACGTCTGTAGTCCGATCGGGACGATGGCCAACGTCCATCTCGGTGCGGCCGTCCCGAACTTCGACGTCCTCGAGTATCATGCGCTCGACGTCGAATGGTGGGACGCTCTTCTGGTGCGCTCCGAACCGCTCATAGAGGACGGCTATATTGAGGTTCCTGAAGCTCCCGGTCTCGGTGTCGGATTAGACAAAGACGTTGCCGAACAGCACGCAACTGGCGAAGGGTCGATGTTCTCGTGAGACCGGAGTAGCCATTACTTTCTAATCAGGCGTCTCGAGGATCATCTACAAACGCGGGTAGACGAGTTGGACCGTGTACAGACACCACGATTCCGCGGTGGGGCCGCTACTCGGTCCAGAATGCTTCGATCTGTTCGTCGAGACGAGTGAGGACGGCGGCAAGTACGTCCCGCCACTCGTCTGGATAGTTCTCATCCTCGCCTGGCGTCGGTGCATCCGGAGGTGGATGGAAGTGCTCGCGGGTGTTGTGATCGTTGAGGTGGCGATCCCAGCGACACTCCCACGAATTTCCCGTCCGGTATTGCTCGGCGTACTGGACGCTGAAGTCGTCGGTCTCGAACCACCGGATCTGGTCAGAAGCGAATGATGTCCGGTTTATCTTGTTTAAAGTTCCCCGGATAGCCTCCGCCACGTTCACCAAGGAATACGATGGCGTCGAGGTCGCCTCTGGTAAAGCGGGCTTCGTACGACCAGAAGAACCTGTCCTCAATGTCATCATCCGACCCGTGGAACTCGAAGGAACCGTGCATATTGTGATCGAGCCAGAACTCATCCGCAACTGTCTGGCCGTCCGGCGTGCCGATTCCGAGTCCCCGGCTTAGAAGCTCTTTGGGGTCAGCGTCCTCGCGGAACGAGACGTAGTCATCCCACGAGTCGAAGCCATGTTCTTCGGCTTCGGCCTGTTTCTCGTCACCGGTCTTTTCCCGCATATCTCGTTCCTTTCGAAGGAGCCGTCCCGATCCCGTCAGTTTGTACGTTCGCAGGTAGGGATGTCCGATTTCCTTTGTCTGCCAGTCGATTTCGGTCGGGTGTCGATCCCGCGGGAATTTCGGCAGTTCAACCTCGTCCTCCACGACCAGCGTATCGTATACCCCCATTATGGTCGTTATACCATTTCCTTGTACATATACACCAGCCAGCGGTCGCTCAACTTGAAGCAGCTCCGAACGCGCGTTTCAGCTGAATCAGAGCTTTGCCGACCCACCCCTCGTACCGAGTGAGCGTGACGATTGGAAACCACGATTCAGTGCTACCGGAAGACACCCCTCATACCGAATGAGGCGAATCCCACCGATCCGATTCGCGTCGTCTCATATCGGATAGACGAGTGAAACGTTATGGGGAGCGAGGATTGTTACGGATGAGCTCGTGGCGTTGTCTCTCCGGATGTCTATGATCTGTATGAGCGGATAACTGCAACCGAGCAGATGGAGCCGTTATCGTATGATCGTGTGTCTCGCCTCCTCAAAGAACAGTCGTTTCTCGAGATCACGGAAAGCGAGCACACAGGCGGTGGCCCAGGCGAGGGGAGCTATCTCGAACACAAACTGATTCGAGATCCGGAGATAGTTCTTGATGCGCTGAACGACGGCTGAGGTCTGTCTTGTGTTGGCGGTACGATTTCTCGTTGTCGTATGAGACGCTCCCCTCAATATCTCTGCCTCACTCGGTACGAGGGGTGTGGATGGTGAGTGGACTCTCGAAAGTGACGAATATCCAGACTACCGTGGATGCTACTGGTATACGTGAGAAGAATCTACTTACTCGATTCGAGGAGCCGCTCGGGATCGGCTCCGTGCTCTCGAAGCGCGTCCAGACAGGATTCGAGGACAGCCATCGAAACCCCATTATCGAAACGAACAGCACTTCGTCGGGGCTCGGGCCACTCACGATGATCGATCTGGACGTACGGGTGGCCAAAGGGTGGGTGTGAACCCCTCCATCCTGCCCAACCGTGCAGGAACAGCCCCTCCATATTGATCGCAGTCGTCGTTCTCATACAGAGAGTACACACCTACTACCTACAAAGCGTGGTACCATACAGAGCATACATTTAATTGACAGCGTAGCAAAAGTACGTATATGTCGATCGATATCGATCAGTTTGACGAACGCTCTTCGGAGGAGTTAGCGGAGCTCAGCAATCCGGAGCACGCCCTTCGGTTCCTCTATGAGAACCGCGATCGAGCATGGAAGGCAAAGGAGATCGCCCGTCGGACGCCCGTCCCCGAAAACTCGATCCATCCGGTCCTCTCGCGACTCGAGAAGCAGGAGCTCGTCCGACATAAGGCTCCGTATTGGGCACTTACCACTGATCTGGATCGACTTCGCCAGGCCTACGATCACCATCGGGTGACGCGCCTGTTCGATGATTGCTATGGGGACGAGGATCGAGACGAGTGGATCGAGGCGAGCGAACAGGCTGAGGAATGATTTTCCCGTGGAACGATCGTTTACGGGACGGATCCGTTCACCAAACTAGCTCTCAACAAACACCTTTACCACTGCTTAATTTAGAGTCTATGTACGCTGAGCGGCTATGGAATCAACAAACGACACAGAAACTCAACGAAAGAGCCTATCGACGCGCGAGTCACAGGCATTGTCACGGCTCGCAAGCGAGAACCGGCAGGTCATTACTAGTAGTGATCTCGTGGATGCACTTGACATCCCACGGAAATCGGCGAAGGACATGGCGTATGCGCTCAAGGAGAAAGGCTGGCTTGAGCGTATCGCGCACGGGAAGTATCTCATCCTGCCGCTCGCTGCAGGCGAGAACTCTGTGTATACCGAGCACGAGTTCGTGATCGCGTCCGCCCTCGTGGAGCCGATGTACGTTGGGTACTGGAGCGCGCTGAATCACCACGGGCTGACGGAGCAGTTGTCCCGGACGGTGTACATCGTGACGACAGAGCGCGCTCAAGAGCGTGAAATTCACGGGGTCACGTATCGTCCAGTGTCGGTCACTGCACAGAAGTTCTTCGGCTATCAACCGACTGCGGTCGGATCGAACCAGGTGAACATTTCGAGTATCGAAAAAACGCTGGTCGATTGCGCCGACCATCCGGAATTCTGTGGTGGTATCGGTGAACTCGCAACGGCGATGCAGAACGCGGTCGAAACGCGATGTTCGTGGGAACGAGTCGTCGAGTATCTGCAGCGAGTTGGGAACGGTGCCGCAACGAAACGACTCGTCTACCTCGCTGACCAGTTGGACATCGACCTTCCGGAGTACGACGAACTCGTCGAGAACTTCACGACTGGATACCCGCTGCTCGACCCGACGAGAGAAGCGACGGGTACCCGCGACAGTAAGTACCAACTGCGCCTGAACGCGACTCCCGAATCGTTTCTCCCGGATGAGTTTGCATGATTTCCGATGCACAACTCCGGCGGCTGGCCAGAGAACTAGCGGTCCGCCTCGGCTACGCAGAGAAGAACTACGTCAATTCGTGGATCCTGTGGGCGATCTACACGAATCCCTACGGCGACAACCTACTGTTCAAGGGCGGAACCGCTCTCAGCAAGTTGTACTTCCCGGAGATGTGGCGCTACTCGGAAGATCTTGATTTCGGTGTTGAGGGAGCGTATCACGGGACTGAGGCGGAGTTGCAAGACGCACTGGAAGACGCGACTAGAGCCTCCGGCATCGACTTCGAGGTGACCAAACACCGCGAACTGCAGAAAGAAGCGTATCCGACGCACTACGTCGATATCGATATCCAGTACACCGCCATTCTCGGTCACAAGAACACGACGAGTCTGGACGTCATGATCGACGAATACGTTGCGTTCACCTCGGTAAACCATCGCCACAGCTACGAGGACGTCCCCGAATTCGAGTTGACCGCATACAGCCTGGAAGAAATCTTCGCAGAGAAGTTGCGAGCGCTCTACCAGCGGTCACAGGCTCGTGACTACTACGACCTCTATCGGATGATTACCGAGGCTGACATCGACGACTCGGGTATTCTCCCGGCATTCACGCGGAAGTGTGAACACGACGGGCTGGACGTCGATCTTCGCGACGGGCTTCCCGAAGAGAAATGGGATGAGATCCGTGACGGCTGGAAGAATACGCTTCCCGATTTGGTTGCAGAACTCCCCGAGTTCGGTCCCGTCTATGAAGCACTCGAAGACTACATCGATTCGCTGGTAGACGAACAGCAACGCTAGTCCTAGTGGTGGGCGCCGGTACGACCGAATTCCCGAGCGTGTTCGCTCTCACTTACATCGTAGCGTTCTTCTATGCTATCGGAACGCCCAGTGACGTCGTGTGTATCCGTTGGTACCAGCCAGCGGACACTCCTCTTGAAGCGTGAATACGTCGCAGAGGAACGGACTACTGAAGATAGAGACTACGAGGAAACAGCGCTCTTAGCCGACGCCAAGATATCCCGCAGATTGGGTAGCGATCGTTTCTGTCGTCGTCTCGGCGAGATGTCCCTCTTCGCGCTCCATGTCGGCATGCCGAATCGTGACGACTGTCCACGGATTCACGTAGCTCTCTCTCGGTAGACCACCTGAGACGAAGTCATCGTCAGTGAGCGAAATAGCAACTGCCCGTCGTGTCGTCGTAACCGCCGCGTAGAGCGCTTCCTCGTCGTGGAACGGGTGGGTACGATCACTCAGGCAAACGTACGGCCGGTAGTCGTGGTCCGCGAGAAGATCGGGGCCTTTTACGACTGCGCCGCGCTCGTAGTATCCGTCATTCCTCGTCGCCGTAGTAGTCGTCCGTCGTCGAAGCAGAACTGGCGTTCGTCTGTGCAGCGTAGGCGGCGAGACGATCGTCCTCGGCGATAGCCCAGTATCGGCCCCGATGGCGAACGAGGCCACGATCCTCGAGGCGCGAGAGTGTAGCGCCGACGCTCCCGCGCTTGATGCTGGTCGCTTCGTGGAGTTCCGTCTGCGTGAACGCCTGATCACGGTGGTTTGCGAGGAACTGCAGTAGCCGATACGGGTGCGTCCCTTCCTGGAGATCGAGCGCGTCCACGGGTTCTTCGTCGAACCGGTCGGTGCTGATCGGCATATGCAATAGAATGCAATATAGTGCAATAAACTGTGGGTGTGGGGAACGAAATCCGTGGCATCGACGGATAGTGGAGGAGTAGCCGTGTCCACCCAGCCACCGGAGCAACAGCTGAACGGTTCAAATCCGATTCTGAAGCGGGAATCCACTCACCATCACAGGATCGCATCCGATGGAACGTGCGGGCGATCCTCGTCCCACGAGATGGCAGCGAGAAGCGCAACGAGATGGTCGAGACGTTGATCAAAGACGTTCAACGGATGTGTATCGAGAAACGCTGCGGCCTCGCGTTGAACCGTCTCTCCACGGTGATCGATCTGGAAGTGGCATTCACCGAGATCCATGTGCGTTTCATCCTGATGCCACCCAAGCATGAGGTCTCGTTCGGGCTCAACCCACTGGATCTTGTAGAAGTCGTACGGATGATCCGGCGGAAAATCAAATGAAATGTAGAGCTCAGCGTCATCACCTAAGGCAGCCGACTGCAGGAATCGGTGGGGATCGATAGCGGCACGTACACCGACTTTGTTCTCGGCGGAAGTGTGATACCACACGTTTCGAATCGGCGTGTCCGCCGAATCGACTTGTGTCTGAAGCCGATTGTGGAGACGAGTAAGTAGCGTCCGTCGATCGAGATTCGATCGATTGGCGAGGAAGATCATCGGATCCTACTGGGAGAGTGGGGACGAGGAGTTCGATGGCTCGTTCTGCCCAGGATAGAGGGATTGAGCATCGTCGTAGAGTTCAAGCGCATGTTTCAGGAGACGTTTGTTGTCCTCACACCGTTCCCAGCGGCGGAGGATGCGACTCCGTTCTCGCACGTCCTCGCTGGAGAGGCTCTCGTCGGTGAGTGTCGCTTCGAGATCGTCGCATGAGTCGACGCCGTAGTCAGCCATCCAGTCCTCGATCGTCTCCTGAATGCTCGCAATTTCCTCGCGAAGGTCAGCCTGGCTGTGTTCGTTGATCAACTCGGTGAGTTCGTTGAAGTAGCGAAGTTGGTAGTTCGGCGCGTATTTCGTGTTGCCGTCGTCTCCTTCGATGGCGTGTACCTGCCCGAATTCAACGAGCATCTCCAGTTCGTCTTTCGCGGTTTGCCAGGAGGAAACCTGTGCTTCGGCGCGTACCCAGTCAACGGAGCGCGACTGGGTGAGCGTCATCGCGATCTCTCTCACACGCTCGCGAGACGAAAGCCCCTCCGTCCACGAGTTGAGTCCAGAGTCAGTCATACAGGCTAGTACGTAGTCAGATCTATTATATCTATTGAGCACTCTCACATATACGAGAGCAATTACACACTTGGAAGGGTAGCCGTGGTTGTGATCGGCCCGTATGTAATCAGAGACGATCGCTTTAACCACCCTCTTGATACGGAAAATCAGGGAGGGTTCGACATACTCTTGAGTCGATTCAGATCCGCGCTCTCATAGGCAACACGCCACATCGTGTGGACTGCACGAGTAACGAGTGAGACCTCTCCAACGCGGATACAGGATGGCTCGGTGTCGACAGTTCGAGCATCCGGTGGTGAATGGAAATGCCGGTCAGGAGAATGGGTGTTGGGATGTCGGTCGAATCGCCAGTTTACATCTGCGCTGTCGACGTAGTGAAACGAGTAGTTATCCAGTGTACTCCACTGGATGTCGAATCGTGCCGAGTCGGCATCGCCGAGTCCGTCAGTGAGTTCGATTCTGAGTTCTGTGGGGGTAACTGGGTCGTCGTAGCCTGTTTCTGCGACCACTGGTTCGAGATTCAGCCAGAGCGTCCGAATGCGCTGAAGTGCCGGGAGGTAGATCGTTCCGAACTCACCGGCACGATCAGTGGTCATGCTGTGAGCTGCTCACTCGCCTCGTCGTAGGCGAGGGCCGCCTGCGCGACTGCGAGGTTCTGGCGTGTCGTCTTCCATGCAGTGACGTCTTCCCACTCCTCATTCGCTTCGTTGGGCAATTGCCGTGCCAGCTCTTCGGGTGAGAGTGCATCGTATTGTGCTTCGTAGTCTCGAATTTCCGCTTTCATCCGTCTAATGCCGCCGAGAATTTCGTCTCGGGTGGCCTGCTCTCTGAGTTCATGAATCCGCGTCATCAGCACGCGATCATCGTCACGTCGGTAGCGTGTGGTGCGGCCGTCCTGTGCGGTAGCCGCGAATCCGGTCGCAACAAGCGCATCTAGATGCCGGCGAGAGGTTGGTTCGCTTACAAGTGCGCGCTCGGCGATCTCGGCCGCAGACTGTCCGTCATGAGTCTGTTCGAGGACTTCATAGATGCGTTCAAATGGCGTCGTCTCTTCCTTCCACTCCTCGGTTACGTGGTCGTTGATGTCTGTCCAGCTGTTGTCGTCGGTCATACGAGTCAGTACGCTCTCCAAAGACAAATAATTTTCTGGAAAAAACATTCCTTCCTAATCAGTGTCCTTCTTGGAATCCAATCTAGTGGATAGCGACTGAACTGACCATATTCGACCTGTATCTGGAATGAGGCTAACACTCCTTTCTCAACAACTGAACCCCGTATAGGGTGAGAACGAAGGGTAGTTTACTCGATCGTCTACGCTGAGCTTGCCGCTGATGGCCACTTCAGTACAGGATCGAAGTTGGATCAGTCCTTCGAGGATTTCAGTATTCACATCGTAGAGCCGTCGCGAAACGCCCTGTTCTACGCGAGCGTAGGCTCATCAGTGCAATCAGAGCTATCTCGCCCGTGTCCGAGTTGATTGACGGACCGGTCTCCAAGAAGCGAGAACATCGGAGTACACTACTCGATAAAATGGGATTGCGTTACAGAAATCGACCGATCGCCGAGCGCGAACGATTCGATCGATTTTCGAATCGGCGGCAATTGAGGAACGAGCCAACTAAAGATACTCGCCGATCCCCGCACCAGTAGTTCAGGAACGTACTGTCCATAGGTAATCCAGAATGCGAGATTCTGTGCGCCGCGCCGCTGCAATGAGATAACGCGCTCAACTGTCGGGCGACGGCGTGTTTCAAATTCGGCCAGAGTCTCCTCGGGCACTACTCCTGTGCTGTCACGTAGCGCCGTGGCGAGCACATCGTGGATCACGACTGCATCCTCGATAGCCAGCGGATTCCCTTGAGCGCCTATTGGACTTGCGGTATGTGCAGCGTCCCCTACTAACGCCATTCCATCCCGGGACCAGGTTTCTGCAGTACCCGGTGCGATATCAAGTAGGGTAGTGTCCCGGAAGCCATCGAGATGACGATACATTGCCGACGCGAGTTCGGAATCGATGGCTGCGATGCGGTTAGAGAACGCGCTGAAGCCCCCGGCTCGAATCGACGTCCATTCACCATCCAGTATCGGATATCCCACTTGGAGTTCGCCGTCTCCCAATCCGAAATACAGGAGAATACCGTTACGATCGATGCGGCCCTCAGTGCGGGCATCAATCGCTCCACTTGGAAGTTTGAACCACACAAGATCTATCGGGGATTCGAAAAACCCAGGATCGATTCCAGTGCTTGACCGGACTGTGGAGTAGCGCCCGTCGGCACCGACTACCACGCGCGTATCGAATCGAACGTCGGCATCCGCTTTGCGATCGTGAGCCTCGATGCCTTGGATGGTGCCATTGCCTTCGACTCGCAAATCTGTGACTGTCGTCGAGGGGTGGAACGTGAACGTAGTATATGCATCCGCTCGATCGACGAGATATTCTAGTAACGACGGTTGTTCCATCATCAAGGCGTAAGGATACTCGGTATCGAGCACGTCGAAGTCCAGAACTGAAACATCTGTTCCGTAGAGTGAGAACGTACCGTCGGTCACGGTTTCGTGAGCGAGATCGAGTACATCGTCGAGAACACCCATTTCGTCGAAGAGGCGAATCACACCTGGATTCCACCCGAACCCACGGTACTCGCGCTCGAACGTCGCGGCCCGCTCGATGAGTGCAACATCGACCCCACTCCGAGCGAGCAAGTACCCTAGAACAGCACCACCAGGCCCACAACCGGCGATAGCGACATCCGTGGTTTCGACACGATCAGGCATATCTACTGTTTCGATTGTCAGCGATTTATACCTCTTGGGCCGCGTTCATACGCTCCAGAGTGGACGTGTCACGAGCTATTCCGTCTGTACAGAATCTTTCGTGAGTATCTCACGGCACTTCACAATATACGCACTATTACTGAGAACCAGTTACGAATGATTTCGATCGCAAAATCCGATATTTGCTCACGAGATGTTGCTCACACGTCTTCAGTTCGGAAAAACACCCAAGAGATTGGGAAGTGGGGGAGGGGAGTTGACAGCAGTGTGGATGAATATGCCATCGACAGGCTGTCACTCGAACCGCACTAAATGGTAGAACGTTACCCCTATTAATTAATTTCTATCTAAATGGCCCCACACAATATCTGGCCAGGAAAGACAGTCGTTGAACAAATCTCTATTTGCATGCCTGACAGACTGTCAACGGATAGTAGGTTCCTCCTGTCTTCCCTGCATGCGTAACTAACGGCTCTTGTGCGGCCAATTGCTGGCTCATAGGGCGACTTTTGAGCACTCGACCGCCTTCGGGCAGGGGAGGATTAGTGCGCTTCAATTCGCGAGCAAAAATTTGACCCAGCGTTTTGGGCCTTATTGAAACCCTTAGTCGGCGATAGATACAGAGAAAACAGATATCAAGAACAGTTACGACTTGAAAGCTATGTT
This genomic interval from Halalkalicoccus subterraneus contains the following:
- a CDS encoding tripartite tricarboxylate transporter TctB family protein yields the protein MFRSDVIAAGLLLVLSAAVFVVSADFPGGRGGDPGAAFFPRLITGTIAILALGLLVKDLTAEERAAHEIDPAIVRRLVIVVAFPTIYILAMPIVGFPLTTIAFLAGLMWFSGARSIPMVLGSAVGVTLVLYYLFGALFQVPLPEGLIPIGDVLPFVIHAGLI
- a CDS encoding tripartite tricarboxylate transporter permease, yielding MPSILDFFAQGATLVFEPFALALIVIGVIIGLTMGSLPGMTATMTVAVLVSFTFSMEPVEGMMLLLGIYGGALYAGSIPAILIRTPGTPSAAATVFDGFPLAQQGKAGRAIGIATVASFVGGVISVIFLAVLAPQIANVALAFRSPENFAIAVFGLTIIASISGDSIIKGLISGLLGMFLATVGLDPNLGFPRFSFGVDALTAGIEFIAVMIGLFGIAEGIARYRAGIDTDSVKQDLSTVRPTREDLKNIGNVTVGSGIVGAFIGAIPGAGGDIASFVTYNEAKRWCSNAVPKFGEGNVLGVAAAESGNNASTGGALIPTLTLGIPGDSVTAILIGALLVHGIRPGPGLFESEPGLVYAIFIGFFLVYVLILIFGLIGARYWARLIDFPAMYLWPVIFILCIIGSIALRGNLLDAWVMLGAGVLGYFMRMDDYPLAPMVLGLILGPIAESNLRRSLQVSDGSLEIIYTSPIAMVILIFSLVSLFLPFIRHGIQQYRT
- a CDS encoding mandelate racemase/muconate lactonizing enzyme family protein; this encodes MRDYSNQKQTRASERDVEITGLETCVIEGNFDWNIVEIHTDAGVTGIGESYRGGAIAELMHYIEDVLIGENPLDVERLFRLMVQELSGHGGTTGKAVTAASGIEIALWDTAGKLLGVPVYQLLGGKYRDAVRIYCDCHAGEAYSVDHGSTDYSDSDAYAPEAYAETARNVVKQGFTALKFDLDTPIDNDPDPVNGRLSNAAIQHKVDTVAAIREAIGNEIDLAFDCHWDYSLESGKRLARKLEPYDLMWLEDVLPPENMRAQRELARSTSVPLATGENRFRVHEFAELIQEFGVDILTPDTSTCGGLAETKAIANRAEEQYIPISPHNVCSPIGTMANVHLGAAVPNFDVLEYHALDVEWWDALLVRSEPLIEDGYIEVPEAPGLGVGLDKDVAEQHATGEGSMFS
- a CDS encoding MarR family transcriptional regulator; the encoded protein is MSIDIDQFDERSSEELAELSNPEHALRFLYENRDRAWKAKEIARRTPVPENSIHPVLSRLEKQELVRHKAPYWALTTDLDRLRQAYDHHRVTRLFDDCYGDEDRDEWIEASEQAEE
- a CDS encoding type IV toxin-antitoxin system AbiEi family antitoxin domain-containing protein codes for the protein MESTNDTETQRKSLSTRESQALSRLASENRQVITSSDLVDALDIPRKSAKDMAYALKEKGWLERIAHGKYLILPLAAGENSVYTEHEFVIASALVEPMYVGYWSALNHHGLTEQLSRTVYIVTTERAQEREIHGVTYRPVSVTAQKFFGYQPTAVGSNQVNISSIEKTLVDCADHPEFCGGIGELATAMQNAVETRCSWERVVEYLQRVGNGAATKRLVYLADQLDIDLPEYDELVENFTTGYPLLDPTREATGTRDSKYQLRLNATPESFLPDEFA
- a CDS encoding nucleotidyl transferase AbiEii/AbiGii toxin family protein, with protein sequence MISDAQLRRLARELAVRLGYAEKNYVNSWILWAIYTNPYGDNLLFKGGTALSKLYFPEMWRYSEDLDFGVEGAYHGTEAELQDALEDATRASGIDFEVTKHRELQKEAYPTHYVDIDIQYTAILGHKNTTSLDVMIDEYVAFTSVNHRHSYEDVPEFELTAYSLEEIFAEKLRALYQRSQARDYYDLYRMITEADIDDSGILPAFTRKCEHDGLDVDLRDGLPEEKWDEIRDGWKNTLPDLVAELPEFGPVYEALEDYIDSLVDEQQR
- a CDS encoding MarR family transcriptional regulator — protein: MPISTDRFDEEPVDALDLQEGTHPYRLLQFLANHRDQAFTQTELHEATSIKRGSVGATLSRLEDRGLVRHRGRYWAIAEDDRLAAYAAQTNASSASTTDDYYGDEE
- a CDS encoding DUF7342 family protein yields the protein MTDSGLNSWTEGLSSRERVREIAMTLTQSRSVDWVRAEAQVSSWQTAKDELEMLVEFGQVHAIEGDDGNTKYAPNYQLRYFNELTELINEHSQADLREEIASIQETIEDWMADYGVDSCDDLEATLTDESLSSEDVRERSRILRRWERCEDNKRLLKHALELYDDAQSLYPGQNEPSNSSSPLSQ